Within Lolium rigidum isolate FL_2022 chromosome 5, APGP_CSIRO_Lrig_0.1, whole genome shotgun sequence, the genomic segment TAACTCCTTCTCTTGTGGGGTACATTCAGACTATTCAGTTCTTGCCGCATGCTTTTTTAGGGTTTTTTCAAGAATTTCGCTTTAGTAGGTTTTAGCTTTGAATATCTTCCCTTCTTTTAGTGATCCTGGCTGGCGTGTGGGGTTTCTTTTGCTAAGAATGCATCCCTTAATTTCTTCATTACGAGCTTCGTCACTACTACAGGTGTCTCATTAATTTCTTCATACTATTTTGAGGAGGTTCCAAGTGTTCACTGGTGTATGAGAATTATTAGTCGTGGAAGTGCGCAAGGACTATTATTATTCTAGTTCTATATTTGTATGAGAATTATTAGTCCTTCTCACGTATGCTCATGTTCGCACTTGTAGTAAGTTAACCGAGCCAACTTGCAAGCCTGCCGAGTCAGGCCGATCATAAATTTGAGCTCATTATTTTGACGAGTCGAGCTAAACTGTAATTTTAACACGCTCGAAGGAAGCTCAGTTTGACTCATTATCTACAGTGCCATTAAAcagatatttttttaatttttttgtgtttccaTTTTCTACACGAATCAAAGTTGGCGGCATTTCCTCGGTCTGGTGGAGGGACTGAAATATAGGAAACTGTGGTTTGCTGGTTTATAGGACAAAAGAGAAATATAAAAGAggagttgcttgcaactttagatGTTCCTTCTAATATTTCTTCTTTCGGAAAGACGTTAACTCCTTCTCTTGTGGGGTACATCCAGTTGTTGCCGCAGgctttttttagggtttttccaAGAATTTTGCTTTGGTACGTTTTAGCTTTGAAGATCTTCACTTCTTTTAGTGATCCTGGCTGGCGTATGGGGTTTCTTTTGCTAATTATGCCTCTCTTAATATTATTCATTATGAGCTTCGTCACTACTTTAGGTGTCTCATTATTTCGTATCAAAAAATTCTTATTTTGTAAACATTACTATAATCACCATGTTGATGGTAAGTCACGGAATACATTGCCAAAAGTGTCAGAAAAAAGTATGATCCGTACTTTCAACTTACAACTGAACCACATAGACTAGGTTTAGGTGCAGTAGCGGAGGCAGCAAGATTTTTTAGGCATGGCCAATTCAAGTAGCGACATAGATTGTTGCCTCCGCCTCTGTTTAGGTGGTGGTTTGTGTTTTAAGTTTCATACTATTTTGAGGAAGTTCCAAGTGGTCACTCGTGTGTGGCTACGGGAATACGACGACAACATGCAATCAGGAAAATATTAATATTTTCCCATTCGTATAAAacacatttttcgataaagaaaatatattaatatctagAGATACTAATTACACCTAGCTGCAACAACGTAATACTCTAATGACAGTATGGATACGCATAgccaaaaaagaagaaaataaaactaagaaaataAGATCCTACTACGGTATGCCAGCTATAGcagcaacaatacaaccaccaccaaaacaacacctcAGCTACaggttctccaaaagcgacgcctccaacaaAAGAATAGCACACAAGCGCCGTCGTCGTCCGATCCGAAGATCTTAGGttgtcaccctgaagatagtcttcgctctcaaaacaatgtcttcaagaagaccattgccagccacaaccaattaaggctaaaCTGAAATGTAAGACTCTGGACTTCACTTGTACTGCTGCTGCGAAAGCCAGAACACCTTGAGACTGCAATTATTATTTTCAGTTTGGGGTTTAATAAATCTCTTAGGCCATGTTCGGTTAATCCCCACCCCAAGTGGATTGGAGAGTATCACGAGGAATTTTAACTTAAATGGGATATAATATCGGGTGagcatttggtgcacatgagcaccagtgctctcagtttttaaatattaaaaaaattatgtatttgtgtttcaaaaaattatCACATTTATTTCATGGATAAATATATATGTTCCGAATACTCGTGAGAAGTTTCGGTAGaagttgcattgtattttgagctacaggaaaaaaacaaatttgtggctacgtataggTACATATATTtgtcagaatttttttttgtatagctcaaaatataacatatttttctccaaaatttctACCGTAGCTTcaaaatgtttatatgtatgtaggtatttaatttcaattttttaaaatttaaataataTGATTTTATAGCAccgggagcactggtgctcatgtgctaaaGACACTTTTCGTATAATATCCCTCAATAGTCAATACACATGAAATCCAGCGGATTTGCCTCAAACTGAACAAGGCCTTAACCGTCAAGGATGCACGCAGTTCACCATCTTTTTTCACATAAAACGGCATGTGTGACACTTTTCCAAAGAAAAGCTGAACTGCTACATATGCGACCACACCAACTCACCACGGAAAAAATGCCAATGCTCGTCCGTATGCCTACCGGACTTGCTTCCCCAGATTTTAAGGATTGGAGACGGTGACCAAATCCAATTGTTGGTGATTGTGCAGTTCGTGGGACAAGTAAGAATTCGCAAGAGCACTGACAGGACGAACGATTCAGGATGCAGCTGTCTGGCTTTATGCTTTCTCGCGAGCACGATATATATAGCATAATGTTTTTGCCGTACCTACGTTCAACTGGAGTAAATCACGAAAACATAGTTGAGTAACTTAATACTAAGTGACATGCTCTTTCTATctcattttcataaacaaaaactgCTACAGGCATATGGCCTCAATGTAAAAAAAAACATCATGGGTTCAACCTGTCATCAACAACAGCGCACATCATGTTCGTCCACAAACATAAAATCACATTTGAATGAATCGCAAATTGGAAACCGCCGGGCCTGCAGCACTTTATCTGTAAACCGATTGGCACTTGTAGCACAGGAAAAACAGTACGGCAACTGGCAGGATATAGAACAGTGCAGTCCAACACAAGTGCCACTTTTTCCAGGAAACTTCAGCCTCATTCATGAACATATGCTCGtgacaaaacaaacaaaaagaaactCCCCTGTCATTCATGAACTGGATTGCGACTGTATTATATCCTGAGTAGGTACAGACCAGAACACCCAAAACAAAGGGACTTGCTTCCATCCATGATCTATTTGGGTATCATATGAGCCTAGTTGGCTGGTTTCATGGTACCAAGCTAAGAAAATGCTACCACCAGATAATTCGGTGGATCTATATGCACAAGACTACAATACCGATTACTTCAGTAATGACAATCCATGTACTGGATCAAGGAAAGGAAGGCAAGAAAGTGTAACGCTTTCAAAAAGTTTACTGGTCACAAAATATGGTTGAGGTGGATGTATCATGAAAATTCCGGATGTTAATGTTGGATGCTAATTGTTTTCTCAAATAACTTAGTTATGCAGCATCCGGCCTTGTTTGGCACTAGAGTTTTTGAGAGTATTGGGTGATCCCCTAccgtcacccaatccccacaaaactcGATCCCCAATCCACTTAGTGAGGGTAAAGTATTGGGGATCGAGAAAAATACACTAAGATTTggggaaaagtggggataagCGAGGATTAAACTcatactctagtaccaaacatgtTTTTAGAAATAAGTGGAGATTCGAAATTTGGTGGGGATTATCCCCACTATCCCCacaaaaactctagtaccaaacaaagcCTAAAGCAATCACAAGTTCCATGGTCCGCAAAAATAATTCCGTAGAAATGGGAAAATGGCTACTACTATTTCAAGTAGCAGACCGTTCTCAATCTAACATCAGGCCATTTCTATACACTTCaatgaataaaataaaaataaatgggcCACAACATGTCCTATCTGAAGGTACTAAATGTTTTACAAGGTAACAGAATTGATATGTAATATATTGCATGAGAATAACAAGACACAAAAAAAATGTTAACTAGAATGCCTACCAGATAAGCTTTAAGGTTCTTATATTCCACTTACACAGAAAAACGACCTCAGTCCACAATTGTGGCACAGTAATGGCTCCCATAATGCTTCAACAGCTTTTAACAGATACTGACTACTGAGTACTGACATAGTGACAGATCAGCAGGCACAGCAAGTGATACAATGCCCAGCAATTGTACAAAACTAGCAAATAACTCATCCGCTTGAACTGAACTATTACTATCTGAAAAATTATATCCACATAATCCTCCCAAGATTGGTCCCTGAAGGTGAGACGATGTAAGGCCTAAATCAATCTGATCACAACTAGCTAAGTGAGTTTTCTCAGCCAAACGTAACagaagaaatagaaaacaaacgAGTCGCAGTTAGTTGCCTAATTACAGTGAGAAAAATTATTCCCTGGCCAATAACAAACGGTAGTTAGCCTGAAAAGGTGGCCAACCTTCTCCTCTTCCTGTTCTTTTTCGGAGTCAAATCTCTTTGAGCACTGCAGTTGGAATGAGGAAGAAGACGCAAGGGGCTAGTTCGTCTAGCAGCTGTTCTTCTCCCTTTCTTGTGCACCCACTGTATTGGCAATTTGCCTGCAACTTGGGCAATGCCATCAGATGTGGCAAGCTCAGCCACTTTTTGGATCCTCTCCTGCATTTGCATAACCCATGCCATCGACAGATCCAGTGAGAATGAATCATCCAGTGGTTTTTGCCACAGATCAAGTAGGACACGCTGAAACGACTGAAATGATAAGGAGGGCTGGAAATCCTTGCGTGGTGCACACATCATATTGACCTTTATGACGTGCTTACATAGGTTACCCTGCATTGACCACGAACAACTGCACAGAGAGAATTCAGATCCAGCATTCCATACAGTCCGCTTTTGACTAGCATCCTTCTGGCTTGCCACCTTGGCTGAAAAAGGTTCTTGATCATCAAAGAGAACATCCTCATCAGGTATCTGCGTCGCCCTTTGCCATGAAGTGGATGCAATGTACTCCGCTTTCACCTGAGGAAATGAACCACTCTCATCTGCATATAAGTTGAGCCAGTAGCCTGAATGCAGCTCTGTTGTGAGCTTGTGAACCAACCAGTCAACACGTTGGAGAGCGTCGAGTTGTGAATCATCATATGCTTTAAGCTTGAGCTTTAGATGGTAACCCTCAATTGCACCACAGGATTCCTGACTTGCTAGCGGCAAATTTCTGATGGTATCAATCCACATCTCTAGATGGGGCAATGGCATAAATAGGAACACTGTTAGCATCTAGACAAGCATTTGCATTTCAATGAACATTTTGAATCTAGTACATGACACTCATTCTTACCCAATTTGGGAACCCAAAATGACTTGAAATATTGTATGAACGTGGTTTGGTCAACAAAGTCTTGAAACAATTGCTCCAGCGCATCCATGGGGTTTTTCTCATTCCAGATACTGTACATGAATTTTCCTAGTTGTGTAAAAATTTCTCGTTGCACCTCAGTGTTGCTACATTTCTTGATTATATTTTTGAACCAAGTTCTCCTTATGTGCcataaagaaaataaaattggACAGGAGAACACATTCCTGAAAAATAATGGAATATTTCATCAAATGGCAGGTAAATTACACACTATCTACACTGAATAATTTCACAGTTAGATCATATGTCAAAATCTATGCTGTACCTGATTGGGTCCAGCTCGGAGGTTGGGTCGTCAATTATAAATCCGCCAATTCTCCAGGTGGCATCAACAGAATGTATTCTACTAGTGAGTGCTTTCATCCATCTCAAAGTATCCTCCTTGGTAACTGACCGGGTTATAATCCACGCAACAGGTAGAGCCTGTTGCCTTGAATCGAATACAAGAAGTGTGTGCAATGGGTACTGCAGCAAAGAGTAGAATGTCAAACAACTGGTGAAACCTGCAACTGCAGAAATAACTAGACATCACGCAGTACTATAAAATGTTGCTTAACAAAAGTACAGCCACAAAACTGCCAACTTTTTTATGTCGCCATATACCTTGAGCTTGCTTACACCAAATGAGGAATGAGAGGCCAAGATACTCTGGTGACCAAAGCGTATCATCTGCTGCAGTTGCCATTCTGTCTGGATCCCCAGCACGAACGCATCAGTCTCGGTCGAGTCCTGGTGGAAAAACACAGACTTCTTGTTCCTATCTACCCACATCTTGATGCTAGCCTGGTCATCAAGATCCAGCTCATGCGTAGACCTCTTGATGATCATCCCAAGCTTGTGGACATACTGCGAGGCGAGGCTGTCGACCTTCGCATCCGAGCCACAGTAGCGCTGTATACCTTCTATATGCGCCTGCAGGATATTCTCCTCGGGGACACCGAGGTAGATGAGCGACATGGTCTGCTGCTGAATCTCGCTCCCAACATACGGCACCTTCCTGGCGCCAGGCCCGATGGCGTCCCGGTCCAGGGGTCCGTGGCACACGAAACCAGACCTGGTGACATGGCGCCTCTCGTGGTAGATGATGAGCACCACCGAAGGCCGGGCGTAGAGCCGCTTGATCGCGAAATGGCAGGTGCAGCCTCGCATGGACTGCGGGCGAGGTGCGCGGTTCCTCGTGTTGACCCTGTACCTCCTGCTCGGCAAGATCTCCCCTCCCTCCCCGTAGTTCTCTGGGCCAAACGAGCACCAGTACCTGAATAAATTTAGAAAAAACAGGACACACTGATTATTGAGAACTTGTAATAGACAAAGAATTTACATGGTCAGCATAGGCATTTGGGAGAAGCATGGCGAGCAGAGCAGGGGAGGTGGTGGCGGGAGTGAGGGAGAGAGGCGCATACAGTCTGTACTTGAGGTACTCGTCGCTCCTGAACTCCTTGAGGTCGCCCCTCTTGCGCTTGCGGCTGCGCTCGATGTGGAACCTGGTGGGGTACTCGGGGTTGTTGCACTCGCCGCTGATGAAGGCGCCCAGCCGCTCGTATGGGATGAGCGCGACGTCCTCGCAGTGGTGCTCGGAGCTGGCGTACTTGGCCCACCAGAGGTCGGCGGCGGAGAACTCCTCCCCGGGCGGGTCCTGGACGGGGAGATCGCTCACCGACTGCAGCGCCGCCGTCTCATCcgccatttcttttcttttcttcccgcCGCCAGCCGCCAGTCGCCGGAGTTGGGATTCGGAGTGGGAAAACCCtagagaagagaagaagtgggGACGACTGGACtggacgaggaggagaggagttgAAACCCTATTCTCCGCCCGATGCGGAGAATTGCCAACCTCCGCGTACACCCTCAACTCACTtgggctggcccattaggccGACTGCTTTCCTTCTTTATTTATTTGCTCAAAAAatttcttttttgcttcttttttcgTTTATTTTACCATGGTCAGCGGACTCTCTTACCTCGAGCTACTGACATCTGTAGACCCTCCTGATCCAGTCCCGAATTCAAGGTATCTTCATTTTCTGTATCACATCTGGTCTGCGCCACGATCTGAAAGAATTTTTCTGGACAAAACGTGATGTTAGATTGCTTTGCAGAGCATACAGTTCAGATGTCAACATAGGTTTCTTACCAGAGCCCAACCCGATTCTAAATTATTCGGGACCTCAGTTCGTACTGAATACAGCTGGGAGTGAGCTATTCTGTAGTTTTCAAATTTTGCTTCTCCAAGTTACTTGTGATATACATGTTGATGTTGAGCTGATAAATCTATCGTATTAAAGAAAAAACAGAGTTGAGAAGTCCAATGACCATCCGAACTCTGGAGCTGGCCGGATTCAGTTGTTTTGATAATAAGAATCTAAACAGCTACAATGTTGAAGAAAACATTAGGTAATTTTTTCGTTGTTCTTCAGTTATGCAAAAGTCAGGCATGGAACAACAGTAAAAATGATGTTATTGGCATTCCAAGATTTCCGGATGTGGGAGAAGAACTAATAAATGTGAATTCAGAAGATGACACTGAAGAACTAGTACAAGGAGATGTATCATATTTCGGAATTTCAGGAGAGGACTTTGAAGATGACATGATGCCAACTGGTGAAGTATATATTAACAACCTTTAGTTTGCTCAAATAATCGTTGGTCTAAATGGTGAAAGTGAATAAAAAGATGACATGATGCCATGATGCTCAAAGTGAAAGTGAATATTTCTTGGTCTACATAGAATTGGAGAAAGAAGCATTGCACATATCCTAAATTTCTTTCCCCAATACATTGTCGAATGAAAAGGGTTGTAACTTTTTAAAACATCTAAACAAGCTTAGTACGATGTATCTATTTTTATACCCACTCTCGATTAGTGGACTATGACAGGAAGTGTATTTTGTTATTCAGCAATCCTGTTGTTACACTTCAATTATTGATACTTCCTTCTGTTTTATATATGGAAGGCTACTACTAAAAATATCTATATAAGATCACAATACTAACCGAGAAAAATTTAGTATATTTTTACCTCGTaggatgtgttgcggtcagaaacccaccggcgagcagcgacgggcaacacagtagagccgggaggctcccaggactgcggctggccctggtccctcgagcgacggcccgcaaagactcggcacgcacgtccgatgctggtgcaagggcgtgccacctgacctatacctggtcaggaaggtgatggatttgcctcgcttagtttcctgcatggcatacacgtaaacattaaatacgagcctcgatcggctctcaggttgtcctgtgaatcggctcctaatcggctcaaggagccgattcacccatgattcgtacgaggtgtacgatcacatggtggtcctacttgatcaaaataaagctaaaacgacctacgacgatttagggttttcaccacataatcggaacatcatacgcgtgattgagcctggcggccacacacggtggtcataaaccgaccctagacaaggcctaaaaaccaacatgaagttgatccccggaacatcttgtctagggctagcaaactacaccctacgtgccactggatccttcaacccgtttgtaaggcctaactatgcagatattaaactaatccttgaagaacaaggagcaatcataacggatcggatctactaaataatgatcaagcgaggtgccgcccttacaccta encodes:
- the LOC124653265 gene encoding uncharacterized protein LOC124653265, which gives rise to MADETAALQSVSDLPVQDPPGEEFSAADLWWAKYASSEHHCEDVALIPYERLGAFISGECNNPEYPTRFHIERSRKRKRGDLKEFRSDEYLKYRLYWCSFGPENYGEGGEILPSRRYRVNTRNRAPRPQSMRGCTCHFAIKRLYARPSVVLIIYHERRHVTRSGFVCHGPLDRDAIGPGARKVPYVGSEIQQQTMSLIYLGVPEENILQAHIEGIQRYCGSDAKVDSLASQYVHKLGMIIKRSTHELDLDDQASIKMWVDRNKKSVFFHQDSTETDAFVLGIQTEWQLQQMIRFGHQSILASHSSFGVSKLKYPLHTLLVFDSRQQALPVAWIITRSVTKEDTLRWMKALTSRIHSVDATWRIGGFIIDDPTSELDPIRNVFSCPILFSLWHIRRTWFKNIIKKCSNTEVQREIFTQLGKFMYSIWNEKNPMDALEQLFQDFVDQTTFIQYFKSFWVPKLEMWIDTIRNLPLASQESCGAIEGYHLKLKLKAYDDSQLDALQRVDWLVHKLTTELHSGYWLNLYADESGSFPQVKAEYIASTSWQRATQIPDEDVLFDDQEPFSAKVASQKDASQKRTVWNAGSEFSLCSCSWSMQGNLCKHVIKVNMMCAPRKDFQPSLSFQSFQRVLLDLWQKPLDDSFSLDLSMAWVMQMQERIQKVAELATSDGIAQVAGKLPIQWVHKKGRRTAARRTSPLRLLPHSNCSAQRDLTPKKNRKRRRLATFSG